Genomic DNA from Plasmodium yoelii strain 17X genome assembly, chromosome: 3:
aataataaagaatggTTATACTGATTCCTTTTCTAGTTTATTGCTTAATTTTATGATTTTCCACCATTTCTTAATTATAGAAATCATTTgcggtataaataaaaatgttaagtACCACGCTCCTGATATAATTATCAAAAATTGGGATCCCATAAATATCAGCATCTTCttaaatagtttttttttatgttttgttAACGTTCGATCAATTTTTAATCTCTTATAATCATTACTTGATGTAacttcattatatttatcttcAAAATTATCATATTCACTCCCCAAaacattttcataattttccaATCGTCCAAAATTTTCATACTCTgatacataattattttcatctttttttattattcttttgTCATATATCGGCTGTATTGCTAATTCACCATCACTTTTATTATCAATCTCTTTTTTTACTTCTTCTAATTCTTTTCGAAGTTCatcaattaattttttagttttcttatctaaattatttaaatcaggtaatgtattattttctttacgCATCTTTATTTGTGAATCTATAGTATTTTGAAGATATGTTATTTCTTTGTCATCATCAATGTAATCATTAAATTGATTCATAAGACTCAAAGTGGATTgataaaaatcatttaaatcGAATCGATTATCTGCATCTGCTAATATCCTATTATTTctaaaatttgttatattcCTTTCAAGGCATATGCTTCTCTCATTTACATAGTATAATTCCTgaaaagaaatgaaatatttattaacatgtGTGTAATTAGTTTTAATTGTTTAACTTAAATgttttacaaatatatgaaataataatataaggtTAATGTAAAACAAATAGATACGAAAACTATAATGAAATATCattaataacaaaataaaatggtGTGTAACTTACATTTTTGGCATATTCAAAAAGggaaataataattgaaaaaaaaacatattttaaaatactgattctcatttttaattttattcattaaataaatgaaataatatgtGTAGTTTGAAATAATGTTGATAACTTGATATTTATTCcaaaaattgtaatatttattagttttttgttctaaaatttatgaataaatgaatatatctaaaaaaaacggaatttatttcatttattaatttttttcactttatATAGAATTAATTAGTGTAATGTTGTAATCATTTTcgttatattcattaaaattatttatggatataaatattatttttttttttttaataaatgttaATTTTTCTCTAAAAATTAcaccatttttaatattttaattataaaaaatatgtgtataataattttttcataaaaaatattttttggaaaattGTTATACAAATAGgcttttaatataatttataatacattgGTGTGTTTAATGGTACggttttaatattttataaacttatatttttctattattgtTTACATATGAAcacattaataaatatatattaaaataataaaatattaaatatatttttttatatgaataaatataaacataatgAAACACATTAACAAAACATCATTGATATTTACACTTAAATCGtttctaatttattatattttattataatatttttccaatttgaaatattaataatattctcCAGTTTATTTACAGATTttgtgtaaaaatatatttttttatatattagtatgtaataattttatttataaatatatctcaaaatatacacatcaaatatattaaaataatataaaatattcatattttcaaatgcaacaaataatcaaattataatattaaatcacaaaaataatacatatagaaCCAATATATTGAATATGATaccaatttatttttatctcaagttgaaaaatgaaaaataattaatgctattaacttttattttcatcatattcATTTAGCAGATGCTAAGACatcttttatatttgaacaatacaatattttgatttttataaataataattaaagacaaataaatattataattaatttataatagataatttcatcatatagaaaatttattttatgttttattatcaaataaGAAATAAACTTTTGACatgtatcatatatatacaatactTCTTACATTATAGACaaatttactatttattattatttaaatttatatattttttaaattcgaCTTCAAATATaagttaattaaatttatcatataaataatcgcttttttttttataaacaaaaaaatcaataagcaaaataaattaataaat
This window encodes:
- a CDS encoding fam-b protein — protein: MRISILKYVFFSIIISLFEYAKNELYYVNERSICLERNITNFRNNRILADADNRFDLNDFYQSTLSLMNQFNDYIDDDKEITYLQNTIDSQIKMRKENNTLPDLNNLDKKTKKLIDELRKELEEVKKEIDNKSDGELAIQPIYDKRIIKKDENNYVSEYENFGRLENYENVLGSEYDNFEDKYNEVTSSNDYKRLKIDRTLTKHKKKLFKKMLIFMGSQFLIIISGAWYLTFLFIPQMISIIKKWWKIIKLSNKLEKESV